GCTAAAGTTGGATTTGAGCTCTTTTGGCACGTGATGCGCTGCCATTTGAGTCTCCACCGACAACTCAATTTATGTCTACGTAACAAAAGTATATAATATAGTGTATACTTCACGATTTATCTTAAATATATTCATTaacatttatttaatatattttattaatataaatattataattttatttattataaaattatattttttatattaataatatattaaataaattttaataggtAAAAAAACTGTATGGCTAATAATAGCTTTATATTAGTATTAATGGAGGATTAATTTTGATGGAAGACTATTTATAAATAACATCTAGTTGTTGCAATAAGGGAAGGGaggtggtggcggtggtggtggtggtgggtggGCTACCACCCCATGACCTTAGGTGGGACCATCCATCACATGGGTACAATTGGGTATTTTATTTTTTGCTGCTCCTTTTATATTTTGGACCATTCCTTCGAATTGTCTATTTTGTTCATGCCTTCTGCCCCCCTTCACTCTTCAACCACAATTTTCCTTTTCCTCAATAGGAAGTCATATCTACACTGAGTCGCATACGACATTCAATACGAGTAattcaatattattattttttaaataaaattaaatatttaatttttataaataaaaaaatatttattaagaaCATTTTACTTTTAGCCAACTTATCAGATGTAAAcgttatttaattcaatttatttttcctatatttttatgGTACCTAATATTATTATCCGAGCATAATAAGTAAGATGGCACGTGGCCATAAACTTGTGGAACACGTGTAGCGACAGCAGTTGACGTGGGGCTCACATCAATAAACGCATACACGTGTATGGTATTTGATCAGAAGCCACGTGATTATGGTTTTCTTTGTAGCTTAGCCGGTAGGAGCGTCTCAGAGGCCAAGTAAATAAACAGAGTGACTTTATtaaaacgaaaattaaatattattaaattaataataataacaaaatcgACTTTATTGTGCGCAGTCACGAGAGCAGCCTccctaataaaaaaatattatacagTACAGTCGGTTCCATTATTAGTGGGCACCGCGGTAATCTTCAAATAATATTTCATTAAAACATAGGCCAAATAATGAGTGGCtcaaatttattcaattttttaaaaaatttatcataaattataaTGAACTTGATAAATTTATATCCAATCATtttaaattaacataaaataataaatttttatatttaaatataaattattaaaaaattaatttttaaataaatatatttacaaaTAACTCAACGTTAAACCTTTTGCAAAGATGATGATGCTGTTGTTAATCATGCTGATCTCTGATAAAAAAAGAATCATGCTGATCAAGAATTATAAACAGAAAAATCCAACTGGGTTTGACATGCACTATACAAATTGGCAAGATGGTCACTTCGAAATATCTTGACGTCATCTCATTGTGACATTTGACTGGAAACTAGCATTGATTAATAGTGAAATTGTGGTATGTGTAATGAATATAGGGTTGGCCAAAGAAATTCAATCACCATTGGATCGATTGTTTATAGtattcaaattttttaattttagataattaaattaattttttttacaattaaataaaatttatataattatctatatcaatttaaaaataaaaatagtgaAATAAATGAGATGTGAAAGATCACTTAAAGACTCATAACAATGTATGAACCACTCGTGGTCCATAAAGCAACATTTTTTTGTTGTCAATAAAGAGTCACGCTGTGAACATCTAATAATTGAACATCTTATATTTtaagaatatatatttttttcttttaaacattTTCAAAATGCAAATTATTTTCCTTCATCTAAAAATTAAATTCCTTGTTTGGTATAAAAGAAATCCAcacaaaattcaataaaaataaattatattttataaatgttTAAATGATGCCTTTTATTCCTCACATCCTCTAAAAGTCATAGGAAGCATAAATTTAATTAACTATTATTATTTGTGATGGAAAGCATGCTTATTTATAACATAAATTAATAGAGCCTTTCCACTAgactttttattttagttataaaaatatTGAAATAGAATAAGAAGAATCAAACGTTAAACATAATAAATATGTGCAaatgtaataataaataaaaagccAAATTATCTTATATTGTGTATTTTTTCTACACCATAAACATGGGCGTCTaccaaattaattattttattttatattaagattaaatatataaatttattcataattttaaaatattatgtgACATATTTTAATATCTATAGATAttccataacacatttcaattaCTTTAGATTTTAGTTAATAAATCACCATAACAAAATGATTAGAGTTCATAATTTTTAATTGGgaaatcttaaaaatattttaattttattttataaaaattaacatttatcattaaatattttgaaaatttaagatgtaataatttttttttttataaaatttagatgTAAAATAATGTATTCAGTGTAATATTCGTATATACAATAAATTTTGTGTACCCCACCTCAATTTTTTATCCTATAATATCTCACATATTAGTTTAGGTCCCACGTCCCTTGCAAGTGGACCCGATACATCCAGCAAAGAATCAAATCACCACCATCCAAAATTGTTAATCAcaattcaatataattatatatgtttCAAAAAAAATGGAAATCATCGTTTccttttaattctaaaattcatttaaaatataaGGGATAATTTAATGCATAAGATTTTTGGGTCAACAAGAGATAATTGGATaaggaatttttatttatttaatatatgttTTCCTTTTTTATGATTATGTAGCTTTTGTAGTAAAATGAACCCGGATGCACTTTAACATTCCCCCTTACTGCATGTCTCTTTTCTCTCCCTCGCTTTCCCTTTCTATTCTGGTTTTGCGACCTTCAAAAGCAAACAACCAAACTGGCGGTTAAGCCAAAAAAACATAAGAAAAACACACCAGCTCTGCCTTTGTTCATCTTCTGCACCTTAAATGCTATATAAAAGCAATATGGTCATTCAGTCTCGGGCGACAAATCGACGATAAAACAACTCCCAAACGATCGACGTTAAATCTCACTTTTGAAGCTTACTATAGAAATGAAAATACTGCAGCTTGGGCAAGAAGAAATGACGGTCTCTGGTGGCCGCACGGTGATAGTGGGGGTCAAGCCTGACTCGCAGAGCAGAGAGTTATTGACCTGGGCCATGGTAAAAATGGCACAACCTGGGGATACTGTTATTGCTCTGCATGTTCTTGGTAATAATGGTAAGTGAAGTGAACACTAGAAGTgattctttttattaattttttggtTATTTGAATTGCTTTGGTGATTTAGTGAAATGGGCATGTGTAGAAATCGTAGATCGAGAAGGGAAGTCTTCGCTTCTGTCGCTTGTCAAAGCTTTTGACTCTGTTCTTGCCGTCTATGAAGGTTTCTGCAACCTGaaacaggttttttttttttcaacataaaTTGCTCATATCTCCTttcaattttcctttttctttaatTCTTGTCTGCTTTCTGCTCTTCAAAAGTTGTGATTTTATTGCTGTCTATTCGGTTGGTGTGAAAATGGAAAATTTTtcctattattttttttctttcaatctCGTCAAGCACACTTGGCGAAGCTAAATAGAACAgtcgtgtgtgtgtgtatatatatatatatatatagttacttTCACTAAAGAGTTCTGGGAATTGGTGGTTGGCAGGTGGATCTCAAGCTCAAGATATGCAGAGGTTCATCGATACGAAAAATTTTAGTTGGGGAAGCAAAATCCTACTCAGCatcaaagattatagttggagcAGCCGCCAGTCGCCATACAATCCGGTCACCGTCATCTGTTGCTAAGTATTGCGCCCAGAAGCTACCCAAGGATTGCTCAGTTCTTGCTGTCAATAACGGGAAAGTTGTGTTTCAGAGAGAAGGCTCTCTGGCTAAAACTGATGATTCTCATGGTTTGTTCTATTATCTTATTTTGAGCTTATAAATATCGATTTTTTGCTTTTGAAGTACAACTAATTATCATGTAATTGTTGTAGGAACTAAAGATGATCGCCGGAATGGTCTGCTCAATGCAATTCACAGGTCAATTTCATTAACTAAGAATTCCAAAGTATTAAATGAAAGTGGTACTGATAGGGCCTTAAAGGATGGAGAGGATGATGACCAGATTTTAAAGCAGGCCTTGGTTAAGGCCCGTCCGAATAGTTTGGGGAGTATCATGAAAGAGAGTTGCTCAATTTGTGGAGCAGTTGCTAAATCTCTAGATAATTCATGTAAACAGTCTGCTGAAGAGTCTTCTGGTGATAATAGTGGTGATGATAAATCTTTAGCTCTAGTGCCAGTAACAAAGGTAGAGGCACCTTCCTGTTCATTTTCTTCTTTAATCAGACAGGTGCCTGAATTGAAACCTGGGTGGCCACTACTTCGCCGTGCAGTCTTACCAGATCGTCAAGCATCAGATAGATCCTCAGTGAGGCAGATCTCAGTGGTTCAATGGGCAATGAGGTTGCCCAGTAGGCAACTTTCATCATATATCTCCAATTTGGATCACAAACAGAATGGTTGTGATCAGGGTGAAAATCAATCGAGCTTAGATGGAGAAAGTGGTGCAATTGTTCCAGTTGGTACAGAGAAATTGACAATTCCACTTTCTCCTGACCATTCAAAAGGTCTACCAAAAGAATTGGAGTGTCTTCACGAGAAACACTTGGCAACTTGCAGATTGTTTAATTACCAAGAAATTCTCTCAGCCACATCTAATTTCTTGGCTGGTTTGTCTTTGTTactcaaattaaaattataagcAACTTTAGATTCATTCTTTGCTTGTGATTTACTTGATTTTCCTTTTTGTATCTCAGAAAATTTGGTTGGAAAAGGAGGCAGCAGTTGGGTTTATAGAGGTTGCCTTCCTGATGGCAAGGAACTTGCTGTGAAAATCTTAAAGCCGTCTGATGATTTATTAAAGCAATTTGTTTTAGAAATTGAGATTATTACTACCTTACATCACAAAAACATCATTTCTCTCTTGGGGTTCTGTTCTGAGGACAACAATCTTCTCCTCGTTTATGATTTCCTATCAAGAGGAAGCCTTGAAGAGAACCTCCAtggtatattaattaacaaatttCCATGGTTCAGATTTTGGACTAGATGAGATTTGGGTCAGCTTCTAACATACTTGTATGTGGTTTTGTGTTTTCTGATCCAGGTAACAGAAAGGACTCCCTTGCATTTGGTTGGAGGGAGAGACACAAAGTTGCTGTAGGAGTAGCAGGGGCCTTGAATTATCTTCACAGTGGAACTTCACAACCTGTGATCCACAGAGAtgttaaatcatcaaatatactttTGTCTGATGATTTCGATCCTCAGGTGATGCATTTTTAACGTGTTAGCTTTCACTTCTATTAGTATTAGTTTTTATTCTTTTGAATTTATTAGTGCTGAAGCTTTTTCTGTTTTAATTCAGCTTTCTGATTTTGGACTTGCTAAATGGGCATCAACCTCCTCATCTCATATAATCTGCACTGATGTTGCTGGAACCTTTGGGTATGCAATTTTAATTGCCTCATCCTTGTTACTCATGTTTTTATGTGTTCTTGCTGCTGATCTTGAACAATGAAAATAAACCCACGGATGTTTATTTCCTTAAAattcagccaaatcatcttgagAAATACAAGTTCTTGTAAATTGTAATCCTGTGGTTTTTAACAGTAAATTATTTGCTACAGTTACTTGGCTCCTGAATACTTCATGTATGGCAAAGTAAACGACAAGATCGATGTCTATGCGTATGGTGTTGTACTCCTTGAGCTTCTCTCAGGAAGGAAGCCTATAAGCCATGATCATCCCAAAGGCCAAGAAAGCCTAGTTATGTGGGTATGTCTTCTGTAAATGTGGAATTCACTGAGCACTTaatttttgcattttattttgccCCTAAAAATAAATGGATTTACTCGTCCAGGCAAAGCCAATTTTAAATGATGGAAAGGTTTCTCAGTTGCTGGATCCAACCTTGGGCAATGACTATGATCATGATCAGATGGAGAGGATGGTTTTAGCTGCCACTCTTTGTGTAAAACATTCTCCACGAGCTAGGCCTCAAATGAGCCTTGTAAGCCATCTTTCTCTTCCTCCATTAACTCAGCTCACTTTTATACTTGGGCTGTCTAGTAACTTGGAAAATTTGGCAAATGAGAGGTTTTATGCTTGCCAAATATTAGATATTAGATATTAGATATCTCCTTGCTCTAATGTAGTTTCTTTCTGAAATGTGATCCAACTGGACATGCCCTGCTTATCTAGCTTCATGAAGCATCTCATTTATAGCAATATTAACTTCTCAAATATGCTCTGTTAAATCTGAAGCATTAATTGCTTCCTTTTGTACATTTTATCATataaattagtaaaaaaaatcTTCAACTTTGTTTCTGTTCTTGTCCTTCAAAGGTTTTGAAGCTCCTTCAAGGGGATGCTGAAGTGATGAAGTGGGCAAGGCTGCAAGTTAATGCTGCAGAAGAACCTGATATGCTGGATGATGAAGCATGTCCGCGTTCAAATCTACAGTCTCATCTTAATCTTGCATTGCTCGATGTAGAGGATGATTCACTCTCTGTGAGCAGCATTGAACAAACCGTCTCATTGGAAGATTATTTGCAAGGCAGATGCAGCCGCTCATCAAGCTTTGACTAAATGCTAGTAAAAGATGAATCATTCTGTGTGATTCTTTTGTATATTCCTTTGATTTTTGGCCTTCATTTTCAATCAGTCTTCTGTCTTCTTTGGTTTTACTTACATAAGGATTACAGATAGGTGTTGGATGAGAGGTTGTTTATGGTGTGCCCTCCTCCTTCCTGTACTAGTCATAAACAAAATTCCAAACTTTCTAGGAactttttcttcccttttttttttttaaatccccaAAGGTGTCGGTGGCTGAATCAATCAAGAGTCAGAATCTGTTGTAACAGTTGAACTAGTCTTATTTGTATTTGAAACATTCTCTGATTAAGTGCTGAGCCAAGTAATCATTGCTCCATTCGCCTGAAAGGGCTTAAACCATGCAAGTCTTTGTCATTCTCAAGTAGTGCTATTATAACCATTATTG
This is a stretch of genomic DNA from Hevea brasiliensis isolate MT/VB/25A 57/8 chromosome 12, ASM3005281v1, whole genome shotgun sequence. It encodes these proteins:
- the LOC110632632 gene encoding protein kinase STUNTED isoform X3, encoding MKILQLGQEEMTVSGGRTVIVGVKPDSQSRELLTWAMVKMAQPGDTVIALHVLGNNEIVDREGKSSLLSLVKAFDSVLAVYEGFCNLKQVDLKLKICRGSSIRKILVGEAKSYSASKIIVGAAASRHTIRSPSSVAKYCAQKLPKDCSVLAVNNGKVVFQREGSLAKTDDSHGTKDDRRNGLLNAIHRSISLTKNSKVLNESGTDRALKDGEDDDQILKQALVKARPNSLGSIMKESCSICGAVAKSLDNSCKQSAEESSGDNSGDDKSLALVPVTKVEAPSCSFSSLIRQVPELKPGWPLLRRAVLPDRQASDRSSVRQISVVQWAMRLPSRQLSSYISNLDHKQNGCDQGENQSSLDGESGAIVPVGTEKLTIPLSPDHSKGLPKELECLHEKHLATCRLFNYQEILSATSNFLAENLVGKGGSSWVYRGCLPDGKELAVKILKPSDDLLKQFVLEIEIITTLHHKNIISLLGFCSEDNNLLLVYDFLSRGSLEENLHGNRKDSLAFGWRERHKVAVGVAGALNYLHSGTSQPVIHRDVKSSNILLSDDFDPQLSDFGLAKWASTSSSHIICTDVAGTFGYLAPEYFMYGKVNDKIDVYAYGVVLLELLSGRKPISHDHPKGQESLVMWAKPILNDGKVSQLLDPTLGNDYDHDQMERMVLAATLCVKHSPRARPQMSLVLKLLQGDAEVMKWARLQVNAAEEPDMLDDEACPRSNLQSHLNLALLDVEDDSLSVSSIEQTVSLEDYLQGRCSRSSSFD
- the LOC110632632 gene encoding protein kinase STUNTED isoform X2, translating into MKILQLGQEEMTVSGGRTVIVGVKPDSQSRELLTWAMVKMAQPGDTVIALHVLGNNVKWACVEIVDREGKSSLLSLVKAFDSVLAVYEGFCNLKQVDLKLKICRGSSIRKILVGEAKSYSASKIIVGAAASRHTIRSPSSVAKYCAQKLPKDCSVLAVNNGKVVFQREGSLAKTDDSHDDRRNGLLNAIHRSISLTKNSKVLNESGTDRALKDGEDDDQILKQALVKARPNSLGSIMKESCSICGAVAKSLDNSCKQSAEESSGDNSGDDKSLALVPVTKVEAPSCSFSSLIRQVPELKPGWPLLRRAVLPDRQASDRSSVRQISVVQWAMRLPSRQLSSYISNLDHKQNGCDQGENQSSLDGESGAIVPVGTEKLTIPLSPDHSKGLPKELECLHEKHLATCRLFNYQEILSATSNFLAENLVGKGGSSWVYRGCLPDGKELAVKILKPSDDLLKQFVLEIEIITTLHHKNIISLLGFCSEDNNLLLVYDFLSRGSLEENLHGNRKDSLAFGWRERHKVAVGVAGALNYLHSGTSQPVIHRDVKSSNILLSDDFDPQLSDFGLAKWASTSSSHIICTDVAGTFGYLAPEYFMYGKVNDKIDVYAYGVVLLELLSGRKPISHDHPKGQESLVMWAKPILNDGKVSQLLDPTLGNDYDHDQMERMVLAATLCVKHSPRARPQMSLVLKLLQGDAEVMKWARLQVNAAEEPDMLDDEACPRSNLQSHLNLALLDVEDDSLSVSSIEQTVSLEDYLQGRCSRSSSFD
- the LOC110632632 gene encoding protein kinase STUNTED isoform X1, translated to MKILQLGQEEMTVSGGRTVIVGVKPDSQSRELLTWAMVKMAQPGDTVIALHVLGNNVKWACVEIVDREGKSSLLSLVKAFDSVLAVYEGFCNLKQVDLKLKICRGSSIRKILVGEAKSYSASKIIVGAAASRHTIRSPSSVAKYCAQKLPKDCSVLAVNNGKVVFQREGSLAKTDDSHGTKDDRRNGLLNAIHRSISLTKNSKVLNESGTDRALKDGEDDDQILKQALVKARPNSLGSIMKESCSICGAVAKSLDNSCKQSAEESSGDNSGDDKSLALVPVTKVEAPSCSFSSLIRQVPELKPGWPLLRRAVLPDRQASDRSSVRQISVVQWAMRLPSRQLSSYISNLDHKQNGCDQGENQSSLDGESGAIVPVGTEKLTIPLSPDHSKGLPKELECLHEKHLATCRLFNYQEILSATSNFLAENLVGKGGSSWVYRGCLPDGKELAVKILKPSDDLLKQFVLEIEIITTLHHKNIISLLGFCSEDNNLLLVYDFLSRGSLEENLHGNRKDSLAFGWRERHKVAVGVAGALNYLHSGTSQPVIHRDVKSSNILLSDDFDPQLSDFGLAKWASTSSSHIICTDVAGTFGYLAPEYFMYGKVNDKIDVYAYGVVLLELLSGRKPISHDHPKGQESLVMWAKPILNDGKVSQLLDPTLGNDYDHDQMERMVLAATLCVKHSPRARPQMSLVLKLLQGDAEVMKWARLQVNAAEEPDMLDDEACPRSNLQSHLNLALLDVEDDSLSVSSIEQTVSLEDYLQGRCSRSSSFD